From the genome of Rhinolophus ferrumequinum isolate MPI-CBG mRhiFer1 chromosome 24, mRhiFer1_v1.p, whole genome shotgun sequence:
GGACAAAGCCTCGGAGCAAGGAGTTTGTGATCCCCCAAGAGGTGATGCTAGGTCCTGGCCAGCAGGTGAGGGCTCACTGCCAAAGCTCTGGGACCCCGGAGGGCAGCGGGGGCTCCAGTGGGCAGAGCTGAGCCCCCATGTGGCCCACAGCTCTTTGACTTTGCTGCTCGCTGCCTGTCTGAGTTCCTGGATACGCTTCCTGTGGGCAGTCGGGGCCTGCAGCTTGGGTTCAACTTCTCCTTCCCTTGTCACCAGACTGGCCTGGACAAGGTGAGGCAGAGTGGGCACAGGgacatggggggaggggctgcagacTCGTGAAAGCCATTGGAGGAGTGACCTGGCTTTTTTGCCCCCAGAGCACCCTCATTTCCTGGACCAAAGGTTTTCGGTGCAGTGGTGTGGAAGGCCAGGATGTGGTCCAGTTGCTTCGAGATGCTATTGCACGGCAGGGGgtgagtgggggcagggcgaTGGGAGGGCGGCCCATGTGGCCTGGGCCTCGGCCTGGCACACGGCGGCTGGGCCTGTGCTTGTGTGAGCGCCCGCTTTCCTCTCCTGCTTGTATCCTTTCCCCAGTTTAACCCTGGGGTAAATGTAGCTACCATTCCCATTTTCTAGGTAGGGCGACTGAGGCCAAGAAAGGTCAAATCAATGCTCAGGACcatggggggttgggggggaacaAAGATGAGGAGGCTTGACTCTGTCTGCAACAGCCTCACAGTCGGCCGGGAACGCACGGCGCGAACAGGTTGTCTCTGTCAGGAGGTGGCTGCACTGGGCAGGCGCCTGGAGGAGTTTGTCAGGCGCatgagctggggctggggaggaagggTTTGTTTCGTAGCAGGGCGTATTCCTGAAAAGCCAGGTCCCTCTGGGCCACCCGCCACGGTGCATGGGCTTGGGGAGCCAGGCCAGGATGAGGGCAGACAGCGAGGTGCCTGCAGTGCAGTCTTCATGGGGCCACGGGGGCTCCTTATCCTGGTCCTGTCGGGGGCATTGGTGCTCTGGAGGGATGGCTGCGGTTGGGAGCCACTGAGAGCTGCAGGACCTGAGCTGAGGCGGGAGGAGCCAAAGGGGTGTGGGATGGCAGCGAAAGCTTCCTCTGTGGGGCGGAGGGCCAACAGTGCCTGTGAGGGGCATGTGGACACGTGTGTTTCATGTCGGCATCTCCGTCAAACACGGAGCCCCAGCCCTACCCACCCCCAGGATCCCCGCTCTGCCCTCTCACTGTCCAGGCCTACAGCCTCGACGTGGTTGCCGTGGTGAACGACACGGTGGGCACCATGATGGGCTGCGAGCCGGGCGCCAGGGCGTGTGAGGTCGGGCTCGTAGTAGGTGAGCCGGGGGCCCCTGGTGGCGGTAGGGGGAGGCATGCTGCCCGCTGGGCAGGCCCTGATGGATCGTCCCTGCCAGACACTGGCACCAATGCGTGTTACATGGAGGAGGCGCGGCACGTGGCAGCGCTGGATGAGGACCGGGGCCGAGTCTGCGTCAACATTGAGTGGGGCTCCTTCGACGATGATGGGGTCCTCGGGCCAGTGCTGACGACCTTCGACCACACCCTGGACCAGGAGTCCCTGAATCCCGGCGCCCAGAGGTGGACTGACCTGCTCTAGGCCTTATCCCACCTCTGCGGCCCCCCTCTCCCGCTGTCCCCAGAACTAGCTCTTAGAGCCTACCCTCTCCCTCTGAGTGTCTCCAGGTGGCTCCCTGGGTGGCCCTGGCCAGGCTTAAAGAAGGAAGGGTTCAAGGTTCTAGAATTCAGAGTTTTCACCTCCTGGCACTCTCTTATTCCTGTCTCTAGCTAGCCCTGACAAGAGCTAGAGCTTGAGGGTAGCCGATCCAAgtgtcccctgccctcctctgggTCCTCCCACACTCCAGAAGGCCCCTACACCTAAACTAAGCCAGCGAGGGCAGTGGGGTCACCTGAATCCTGGGAGGCCATTTTCCTCTGGAACCTCCAGTCTGGGGACCCCAAAGAAAATGATCCCTCCTAGGGGGCTCTCTCAGGTGGGGCCAGGTGGGCCAAGAGCTTAGGAAAGGCTCTGTCCAGCCACCCTTCGTGCCTGCAGGTTTGAGAAGATGATTGGGGGCCTGTACCTGGGTGAGCTGGTGCGGCTGGTGCTGGCTCACCTGGCCCAGCTCGGGGTCCTCTTTGATGGCTGCACGTCCCCCGCCCTGCTGAGCCCAGGGGCCTTTCTTCTGGAGCACGTGGCTGAAATGGAGCAGTGAGTGCAGAGGCCAATGGGATTAGACAAGGGGATTGTCCGCTGGGAGAGGGGAGGCGGCTCTGTCCCCCAGGGAGCCATGGGGCTTcgggggaaggggcagggagcaTCTGGGCTGCTCGAGCCTCAGGGTAGCAccctgtcccctcagcccctcAGCCGGGGCAGCCCGTGTGCACACCCTCCTGCAGGACTTGGGCCTGAGCCTGGGGGCCTCGGATGCTGAGATCGTGCAACacgtgtgtgtggctgtgtgcaCACGCGCTGCCCAGCTCTGCGCCGCTGCCCTTGCCGCTGTCCTCACCCGCCTCCAGCACAGCCGGGAGCAGCAGACGCTTCAGATCGCCGTGGCCACCGGAGGCCGAGTGTTTGAGCGACATCCCAGGTATTGGCGAAACACAAGATCCTGTTTGAGCAGGGAACACGTGAGTTTgtgtcacacacccagagggcaCTCTGGTACCGCAGGTGCAGGGCACTGAGTACGAATGGCACCCATGCAGAGTGAGGCTAGATGGGGTCTGGGACCagaataagtcagagagaaaagatgCTCTCCTTGGGTGTGCAAGGGAGGGGTCCCTGGGCACAGGGCGTGTGACTGGTGTACAGACAGATTTAGAATTGAAGTGATCAGGGCCAGGTGCCAAGCCAGGGTGCGCCTGGCATGTGTCTGCGTAGGTTCCTCAGTGTCCTGCAGGAGACGGTGAAGCTCCTGGCCCCCGAATGTGATGTCTCCTTCACCCCCTGTGTGGACGGGGGCGGCCAAGGTGTGGCAATGGTGACCGCTGTGGCTGCCCGCCTGGCTGCCCACCGGTGCCTGCTGGAGAAGACCCTGGCGCCGTTCCGGTTGACCCTCAAGCAGCTGGCAGTGGTGCAGGCACAGATGCGGGAGGCCATGGTCAAGGGGCTCCGAGGGGAGGCCTCCTCCCTCCGCATGCTGCCCACTTATGTCCGGGCCACACCTGATGGCAGCGGTGAGGACCTGGCCTGACTGTGGGGCTGGGACATGGGTTCCTGCAGGTCAGCGTGTGCTGGGGGAATCCACCTGCTCTGGCCTGGCTCTGAGAGTCTCTGCCCCACAGAGCGTGGGGATTTCCTGGCACTGGACCTCGGGGGCACCAACTTCCGGGTCCTCCTGGTACGTGTGGCCACAGGAAGCGTGCAGATCACCAGCCAGGTCTACTCCATCCCTCAGTGTGTGGCCCAGGGCTCTGGACAGCAGGTACCCACAGCTTGGGGCTGAATCAGGGTGGGGAAGGGCTGGGCTGACCCCCGCTGACCTGCGTTGCCCCTCAGCTCTTTGACCACATTGTGGATTGCATCGTGGACTTCCAGCAGAAGCAGGGCCTGAGCGGGCAGAGCCTGCCCCTGGGTTTCACCTTCTCCTTCCCGTGCAAGCAGCTCGGCCTCGACCAGGTGAGGGAGGAGAGGCCGGGAGAAGCCATCCCTAGAGGCTTTCCACCCACATATACTTCATGGAGTGGGCAGGAGGCGGGGACAGGCTTCTGGTGCCCTGGACTGGGAGGAGGGCAGGCGGAGGGCTGAGCCTACACTCAGCCTGTTCCACCAGACGTGGTGTGCCCAGGTGGATGGGTGTGGTGAAGTGGCCTGGAATCCAGGGCCATGAAGAGGCCTAGGGTGGAGCAGGACACGGGTTCCCCTGGGGGCTGCCAGTGGGCAGGAGAGTGGGCACCTGGGCACCTGGGAGAGATGTAGGTTCAAGTCTGGGCCGACTGCAGGCACGTGGCCCATGCCACCCGCAGCAGCCTAGGGACCTGCGGGGAGCAGCCTCTCAGAGGGGCCTGTGCTTGCATGGGTTCTGTGCcgtcccccacacccccaccagtGTCCCTCTCAGTGCCTGACTGCGGTGGCAGAGCAGCAGGCACTCAGCACACACCTCTGCAAGTCCTTCAACAAGAACGCTAGACTTTTCATGCACACACCAGAGGCCAGTTGTGGAGGCAGCTGTACCTGAAACCCGGTCCAAAATCCCAGGGGTCCCCTCCTCAACACCCCTAACTTCTGCCGAAAAccctctgggctgaggagcctgcgGCCCCTGCAGGCGTCCACCGCATTCTTCCACACCCAAGTCCCTGAAAAGCTCTGCCGCCTCCCCTCCCACCAGCCTGCAGGCCTGTGGCTGTCACCTGCTGCGGCCCTGACCTCTCAGACACGTGCTTCTGCACTCCCCGCACTTGACCCGGTCAGTCAACCAGCAGCATCTCTCTGCTGGTCCTGTCTGCTTCAGGCGAAGCACCTGGCACCTTTTCATTATTCCTTGAGAGGTGTGAGAAGCAGGTGGGACTCAGGATGCAAAATCAGGAGTCCAAGAAACACGGTCCAATTAATCTTCCATCACCCAACTTACCTTCTGTGTTGAGCCCCCATTCTTTGGAGGGGTGAAAACTTAATGTTGATCAATTTGGGGACCCCCTTCCCCAGGCTGGGCCCCTCTCGGCCACACATGCCCTTTGCTGTAAAGAACGTGCAGACACGTGGGATACAACAGAGGAGATGGCCACCCACACCCGCCATCTGCACTCTGCCACTTCCTTTCTTGGGTCTTGACACCTACCTGGGCGTTtggtgggaaaggaaaacaggCCTCCTCTGCTCTCAGATCACCCCAATCCCTTGTCTGCTCCCTACCCCCCAGAGGTGTGCCCAGGGGGTGTTTATCTTGCCTGGGAGCCGGGAAGCCATTGCTAATCCTCACAATCTGGCCTCCCCAAAACGGGTCCCCCCTCTCATGCACTCTCACTGGCTCCGGTTTCTGTGTTTGAGACAATGAGCACAGAATACTCTCACTGTGGTTACATGGGAAAAgggataaaaggaaatattactgGGGAAATGTTGCTTAGTGTTTCTAAAATCCCCTGCTCCAAAGATTTGCAGACCTGTTTTCCATGCTCCTACCTGCCTGAGCAGTCGTTTGGTCCTAACGGTGGTGGAATAATTCCCCTTGCCCCCTCCCTCAGAGGAAGCACACTAAGAAAAGTATAGTCAAGCCCATGTCACTATGTTCACAATTTAAGGGCAATTTCTCACAATAAAGGTGTATCTGTCTTGTCCCCTCCCATCCTGCCCAGGTGTCTGGGTTCTGGCTTTTCTATTCGTCCTTCACTAATACCTGGAACATACGTTTGAGTCTCCCATTGACACAGCTCTGTCCCCACGCCGAGAATTCCTTCTCTTAAGCGACTCTTGTTAGTCTTTCTGGAAAAGCAGAATTTGCTGTCCTGTGGCCCTCTGAGCATTCTCTGTCCTCCCCTTTCACACACACATGTACCCATTTTCCAGCTCTGTCCCTTCCTAACCCAGTTATGAAGGGCCATTCCTTCTGAGCAAATGTCTTAAAATGGCCAGACCCTCAGACCATTTGAGCATTCTGGCACTAACAATGGAAGGCATAGGTTGGATGGTTATTAATAGATTTCTTCACACCGGAAGGctcctggggaaggagagggcagagggcaagGCCCTCAACTGTTAGGCAGAGTGGGCCTAAAATCCTGCTAGGGGAGGGGGGACATTGTATGCTTCTGATGAGATTCCAAGGAACGTCCAGCTTCTAGTCCTGCCTTGTTCCCACTCCAGGGCATCCTCCTGAATTGGACGAAGGGTTTCAATGCATCCGACTGCGAGGGCCAAGATGTCGTGGGTCTGCTGCGAGAAGCCATCCAGCGTAGACAGGTAAGGATCTGCCTTCAGAGGTGCTTTGGGGCTGTGGCAAGCCTTCAGGGGAGCAAAGGGTCTCCTGCTTCCCGAGGGTGGGGGCCCTCTGCAGTAGAGACCTCTGGGTCCTGCACTGGTTGCCGTGACGACCATGTTGCCCAGCAACTAGCAGCATCCTTTTGTGTGCAGGCAGTGGAGCTGAATGTGGTTGCCATTGTCAATGACACGGTGGGAACCATGATGTCCTGCGGCTATGACGACCCCCGTTGCGAGGTCGGCCTCATCATTGGTAAAGAAGGCCCTGCGCTTTTGTGCCCCTACTGCCTGATGCTAAGTCCCTGCTGCCTGTTGCTTCCTGTTTGGATGTTCCTCTGGCCTTGGGGATGTGGATCATTCCTGTTTGACCTGTTGGGCTTGGAGTGTGGAGTTGAAGTGTCTAGCTCAGCTCAGTTGCTGACTCACAGTCatttaagctctctgagcctcagtttgccctTCTGTTAAATGAATCTGAGCATCGATGTCATACAGATTTGTGTGGAAATACTGGCTCTGACATTCCCACCTTGTatggccttgggcaggtcaccagagcctcagtttcctcatctctaagatgGAGATACTGATACCGCCTGTCCCGAAGGGTCTGGAGGATGAAAGGAGGGCTGAGcatggcacagtgcctggcttggGGTATACACTCAGTGCTTGGAGCTGGTGGCAGCCGGGGGTTGACAGAGAATGAGCTGTGAGCTTCAGGTGGTCCGCGACTCTAAGTCTTTATTGAACAGCTATCCTATGGCCAgctgggggctggaggaagggacaGGAAGACACATAGGAAAGGGGGGAACACCTACCTTCTCAGAACTGGTGCTTCAGCAGGGGTTGAGCCCAGAAGAGCACATGGCAGTCAGAGAGAGCTGAATCTGACTCTGCGCCAGGGCAACAAGGCTGAGCTCGGAAAGGAAGGGTCCCAACATGAGAGGGACTTGCAGTGAAAGTCTTGAAAGAAGGGTTCTAGGCGGGGGAGCGGGGCTCACAGGTCCTTAGAGCACGAGGTGTGTGGTAGCCTCCCAGGGGACTGAGAGCTACTTGAACAGAGGGTCTGGCACAGGGAGGCACTCGGAGGGGCATGCCCAGAGGGCCGTGGGCATAAACCACTGGATGGAGGAATTCCAAATGGGGCGGACCAGACCACCTGCCTAGAGCTGACCCTGTTTTGGGGAGAGGTAGGGGG
Proteins encoded in this window:
- the HK3 gene encoding hexokinase-3 isoform X1, whose protein sequence is MDSVGPVALWQGDGAVQEGLPCPPGSSELVQQCLQQFKVTGAQLRQIQASLLGSMEQALRGQASPVPAVRMLPAYVGSIPHGTEKGDFVVLELGATGASLRVLWVTLTGLEGHRTKPRSKEFVIPQEVMLGPGQQLFDFAARCLSEFLDTLPVGSRGLQLGFNFSFPCHQTGLDKSTLISWTKGFRCSGVEGQDVVQLLRDAIARQGAYSLDVVAVVNDTVGTMMGCEPGARACEVGLVVDTGTNACYMEEARHVAALDEDRGRVCVNIEWGSFDDDGVLGPVLTTFDHTLDQESLNPGAQRFEKMIGGLYLGELVRLVLAHLAQLGVLFDGCTSPALLSPGAFLLEHVAEMEHPSAGAARVHTLLQDLGLSLGASDAEIVQHVCVAVCTRAAQLCAAALAAVLTRLQHSREQQTLQIAVATGGRVFERHPRFLSVLQETVKLLAPECDVSFTPCVDGGGQGVAMVTAVAARLAAHRCLLEKTLAPFRLTLKQLAVVQAQMREAMVKGLRGEASSLRMLPTYVRATPDGSERGDFLALDLGGTNFRVLLVRVATGSVQITSQVYSIPQCVAQGSGQQLFDHIVDCIVDFQQKQGLSGQSLPLGFTFSFPCKQLGLDQGILLNWTKGFNASDCEGQDVVGLLREAIQRRQAVELNVVAIVNDTVGTMMSCGYDDPRCEVGLIIGTGTNACYMEELQNVAAVAGDSGHMCINMEWGAFGDDGSLGTLSTCFDATVDQASINPGKQRFEKMISGMYLGEIVRHVLLHLTSLGVLFRGQQTQRLQTRDIFKTKFLSEIESDSLALRQVRAILEDLGLPLTSDDALMVLEVCQAVSQRAAQLCGAGVAAVVEKIRENRGLEELTVTVGVDGTLYKMHPHFSRLVAATVQKLAPHCAVTFLQSEDGSGKGAALVTAVACRLDPLAHV
- the HK3 gene encoding hexokinase-3 isoform X2, yielding MAMQTDRGDFSAEPSWRLESSLLCMPQVQQCLQQFKVTGAQLRQIQASLLGSMEQALRGQASPVPAVRMLPAYVGSIPHGTEKGDFVVLELGATGASLRVLWVTLTGLEGHRTKPRSKEFVIPQEVMLGPGQQLFDFAARCLSEFLDTLPVGSRGLQLGFNFSFPCHQTGLDKSTLISWTKGFRCSGVEGQDVVQLLRDAIARQGAYSLDVVAVVNDTVGTMMGCEPGARACEVGLVVDTGTNACYMEEARHVAALDEDRGRVCVNIEWGSFDDDGVLGPVLTTFDHTLDQESLNPGAQRFEKMIGGLYLGELVRLVLAHLAQLGVLFDGCTSPALLSPGAFLLEHVAEMEHPSAGAARVHTLLQDLGLSLGASDAEIVQHVCVAVCTRAAQLCAAALAAVLTRLQHSREQQTLQIAVATGGRVFERHPRFLSVLQETVKLLAPECDVSFTPCVDGGGQGVAMVTAVAARLAAHRCLLEKTLAPFRLTLKQLAVVQAQMREAMVKGLRGEASSLRMLPTYVRATPDGSERGDFLALDLGGTNFRVLLVRVATGSVQITSQVYSIPQCVAQGSGQQLFDHIVDCIVDFQQKQGLSGQSLPLGFTFSFPCKQLGLDQGILLNWTKGFNASDCEGQDVVGLLREAIQRRQAVELNVVAIVNDTVGTMMSCGYDDPRCEVGLIIGTGTNACYMEELQNVAAVAGDSGHMCINMEWGAFGDDGSLGTLSTCFDATVDQASINPGKQRFEKMISGMYLGEIVRHVLLHLTSLGVLFRGQQTQRLQTRDIFKTKFLSEIESDSLALRQVRAILEDLGLPLTSDDALMVLEVCQAVSQRAAQLCGAGVAAVVEKIRENRGLEELTVTVGVDGTLYKMHPHFSRLVAATVQKLAPHCAVTFLQSEDGSGKGAALVTAVACRLDPLAHV
- the HK3 gene encoding hexokinase-3 isoform X3: MLGPGQQLFDFAARCLSEFLDTLPVGSRGLQLGFNFSFPCHQTGLDKSTLISWTKGFRCSGVEGQDVVQLLRDAIARQGAYSLDVVAVVNDTVGTMMGCEPGARACEVGLVVDTGTNACYMEEARHVAALDEDRGRVCVNIEWGSFDDDGVLGPVLTTFDHTLDQESLNPGAQRFEKMIGGLYLGELVRLVLAHLAQLGVLFDGCTSPALLSPGAFLLEHVAEMEHPSAGAARVHTLLQDLGLSLGASDAEIVQHVCVAVCTRAAQLCAAALAAVLTRLQHSREQQTLQIAVATGGRVFERHPRFLSVLQETVKLLAPECDVSFTPCVDGGGQGVAMVTAVAARLAAHRCLLEKTLAPFRLTLKQLAVVQAQMREAMVKGLRGEASSLRMLPTYVRATPDGSERGDFLALDLGGTNFRVLLVRVATGSVQITSQVYSIPQCVAQGSGQQLFDHIVDCIVDFQQKQGLSGQSLPLGFTFSFPCKQLGLDQGILLNWTKGFNASDCEGQDVVGLLREAIQRRQAVELNVVAIVNDTVGTMMSCGYDDPRCEVGLIIGTGTNACYMEELQNVAAVAGDSGHMCINMEWGAFGDDGSLGTLSTCFDATVDQASINPGKQRFEKMISGMYLGEIVRHVLLHLTSLGVLFRGQQTQRLQTRDIFKTKFLSEIESDSLALRQVRAILEDLGLPLTSDDALMVLEVCQAVSQRAAQLCGAGVAAVVEKIRENRGLEELTVTVGVDGTLYKMHPHFSRLVAATVQKLAPHCAVTFLQSEDGSGKGAALVTAVACRLDPLAHV